A DNA window from Pyrus communis chromosome 3, drPyrComm1.1, whole genome shotgun sequence contains the following coding sequences:
- the LOC137729011 gene encoding probable sodium/metabolite cotransporter BASS3, chloroplastic, whose amino-acid sequence MSTTPISYPITSRPFLSLAPTTAASKLFARPNSHTKSSLLSSYHFLNRVFRNGAALSIRACSTSPFIGRVGSQRREGNASLLSFGKNPPAEISKGASDDSSSSQVLSAMLPFVVAATAIAALAQPSTFNWVSKDLYAPALGGIMLSIGVKLSIDDFALAFKRPLPLSVGFIAQYVLKPVLGVLIANAFGVPRMFYAGFVLTACVAGAQLSSYASFLSKGDVALSILLTSTSTIASVIVTPLLTGLLIGSVVPVDAVAMSKSILQVVLVPVTIGLVLNTYAKPVVNFLRPVMPVVAMICTSLCIGSPLAINRSQILSVEGFRLIFPVIAFHAVAFTLGYWVSKTPGLRQEEEVSRTLSLCTGMQSSTLAGLLASQFLGSSQAVPPACSVVAMAILGLFLASFWGTGSQIRDLPSLLTPRTGSPVKA is encoded by the exons ATGTCCACCACTCCCATCTCCTATCCAATAACCTCAagaccctttctctctctcgcaCCCACCACCGCAGCCTCAAAACTCTTTGCACGCCCGAATTCCCACACCAAAAGCTCTCTCTTATCCTCCTATCATTTCCTCAATAGGGTATTCAGAAATGGGGCTGCTCTGTCGATAAGAGCTTGCTCGACGTCGCCGTTTATCGGCAGAGTCGGGTCGCAGAGGAGGGAAGGCAACGCGTCACTGCTGTCGTTTGGGAAAAATCCACCAGCTGAAATATCGAAAGGGGCTTCCGACGACTCGTCGTCGTCTCAGGTCTTATCTGCAATGCTTCCTTTCGTCGTTGCTGCTACCGCCATTGCTGCTCTGGCTCAGCCTTCAACGTTCAATTG GGTATCCAAGGATTTATATGCCCCTGCTCTTGGTGGGATCATGCTGTCAATTGGAGTCAAACTGTCGATTGATGATTTTGCTCTTGCATTCAAAAG ACCTTTACCCCTCTCTGTTGGGTTTATCGCGCAGTATGTACTGAAACCGGTACTTGGGGTACTAATTGCTAACGCATTTGGCGTGCCAAGGATGTTCTACGCTGGCTTTGTCCTCACTGCTTGTGTTGCAGGGGCTCAGCTGTCTAGCTACGCTAGTTTCTTGAGCAAAGGAGACGTGGCCTTGAGCATTCTCCTCACCAGCACCAGCACCATTGCTTCCGTGATTGTAACCCCTTTACTAACTGGCCTTTTAATCGGTTCTGTTGTTCCGGTTGATGCTGTTGCCATGTCAAAGTCGATATTGCAG GTGGTTCTTGTTCCGGTCACAATTGGTCTTGTGCTCAATACTTATGCAAAACCAGTTGTCAATTTCCTTCGACCAGTGATGCCAGTTGTTGCTATGATATGCACTTCATTGTGCATTGGCAGTCCTCTTGCAATTAACCGGAGTCAAATTCTATCTGTAGAGGGTTTCCGGTTGATATTTCCAGTCATAGCATTTCATGCGGTGGCCTTTACACTTGGATACTGGGTATCCAAAACTCCAGGTTTGAG gcaagaagaagaagttagCAGGACACTTTCCTTATGTACGGGAATGCAGAGTTCCACTTTGGCAGGGTTACTTGCAAGCCAATTCCTTGGGAGCAGCCAGGCCGTTCCTCCAGCATGTTCGGTTGTTGCCATGGCCATCTTGGGCCTTTTTCTTGCATCTTTCTGGGGCACCGGCTCTCAAATCAGAGACCTTCCATCCCTACTAACACCTCGAACAGGTTCTCCAGTGAAGGCTTAG
- the LOC137729698 gene encoding uncharacterized protein: MLRLPQFTCFFLLLLLPLITCSNSKPTTVYDVLRAHGLPMGLLPKGVVDFEVDDAGRFTAHLDQACNAKFESELHYDRNVSGTLSFGRIRSLSGISAQELFLWFPVKGIRIDVPSSGIIYFDVGVVYKQFSLSLFETPPDCTAASGSFEAIGTVSKSKSGKLRSKLNYELGGRYFV; encoded by the exons ATGCTGCGGCTGCCGCAATTCACCTGCTTTTTCCTCCTCTTACTGCTCCCGTTGATCACGTGCTCGAATTCGAAGCCGACGACGGTGTACGACGTGCTGCGGGCCCACGGGCTTCCGATGGGACTGCTGCCGAAAGGGGTCGTCGATTTCGAGGTCGACGACGCCGGCAGGTTTACGGCCCACCTGGATCAGGCTTGCAATGCCAAGTTCGAGAGCGAGTTGCATTACGACAGAAACGTTTCGGGGACGCTGAGTTTCGGGCGGATCAGATCCTTGTCGGGTATTTCGGCGCAGGAGCTGTTCCTCTGGTTTCCGGTTAAGGGTATCCGGATCGACGTGCCCAGCTCCGGCATCATTTACTTCGATGTCGGCGTCGTGTATAAGCAGTTCTCGCTGTCGCTGTTTGAAACGCCGCCTGATTGCACGGCCGCCTCCGGCAGCTTTGAAGCCATTGGAACCGTTTCCAAG AGTAAATCGGGGAAATTGCGGTCGAAGCTCAATTATGAACTCGGTGGGAGATATTTTGTGTAG